A stretch of Patagioenas fasciata isolate bPatFas1 chromosome 4, bPatFas1.hap1, whole genome shotgun sequence DNA encodes these proteins:
- the CXXC4 gene encoding CXXC-type zinc finger protein 4 produces MNTNVCVESGPNPEAPGLPKDSHLPEGALNSLVDYNSEMERYRSFATFYKTNGGAFPQAAKIARITTPIFPSAAAAAAARIGMSPWNCDTATAAAATAMLWGSGGGGGAAGGARKPSSAAAAASASAAAAAASSLHAGRGGMHHRSDSQRLGKPGCPPAEQPALPMANGNFLSTLSPEHCRPLAGECMNKLKCGAAEAEIMNLPERVGTFSAIPALGGLSLPPGVIVMTALHSPAAASAAVTDSAFQIANLADCPQSHASASPASALGAAAGAGGGGGGGGGGGGGGGGGGGGAGGGGAGAGNPAKKKRKRCGVCVPCKRLINCGVCSSCRNRKTGHQICKFRKCEELKKKPGTSLERTPVPSAEAFRWFF; encoded by the coding sequence ATGAACACCAACGTGTGTGTGGAGAGCGGCCCCAACCCCGAGGCGCCGGGGCTGCCCAAGGACAGCCACCTGCCCGAGGGGGCCCTCAACAGCCTTGTGGATTACAACTCGGAGATGGAGAGGTACCGCTCCTTCGCCACCTTCTACAAGACCAACGGCGGCGCCTTCCCCCAGGCGGCCAAGATCGCCCGCATCACCACCCCCATCTtccccagcgccgccgccgccgccgccgcccgcatcGGCATGTCCCCCTGGAACTGCGACACCGCCacggccgccgccgccaccgccatgctctggggcagcggcggcggcggcggcgcggcgggcggcgcgaGGAAGCCCTcctccgccgctgccgccgcctccgcctccgcggccgccgccgccgcctcctcgctGCACGCCGGCAGGGGCGGCATGCACCACCGGAGCGACTCGCAGCGGCTGGGCAAGCCCGGCTGCCCGCCGGCCGAGCAGCCCGCCCTGCCCATGGCGAACGGCAACTTCCTCTCCACGCTCTCCCCCGAGCACTGCCGGCCGCTGGCCGGGGAGTGCATGAACAAGCTCAAGTGCGGCGCCGCCGAAGCCGAGATCATGAACCTCCCGGAGCGCGTCGGCACCTTCTCGGCCATCCCGGCGCTGGGCGGCCTCTCCCTGCCCCCCGGGGTCATCGTCATGACGGCCCTGCACTCCCCCGCCGCGGCCTCGGCCGCCGTCACAGACAGCGCCTTCCAGATCGCCAACCTGGCGGACTGCCCGCAGAGCCACGCCTCGGCCTCGCCCGCCTCCGCCCTGGGCGCCGCCgccggcgcggggggcggcggaggcggcggcggcggaggaggaggaggtggtggcggAGGCGGAGggggggccggcggcggcggggccggggcgggcaacCCCGCCAAGAAGAAGCGGAAACGCTGCGGGGTGTGCGTGCCCTGCAAGCGGCTCATCAACTGTGGAGTCTGCAGCAGTTGCAGGAACCGCAAAACGGGACACCAGATCTGCAAATTTAGGAAATGTGAAGAGCTTAAGAAAAAACCGGGCACTTCGCTAGAG